The sequence below is a genomic window from Pleurocapsa sp. PCC 7327.
GGTAGAAAACAGATACAGGAGAAATTTTATGTCTCGCAGATGTCAGTTAACTGGCAAAAAGGCGAATAATGCCTATGCCATTTCTCACTCCCACCGCCGCACCAAGAAGCTACAGCAGGCGAACTTGCAGTGGAAGCGGATTTGGTGGCCCGAAGGCAATCGCTGGGTGAGGCTGCGCCTTTCGACAAAAGCTATCAAAACGTTAGAGAAGAAAGGAATAGACGCGATGGCAAAAGAAGCTGGTGTTAATCTCAATAAATTTTAACCAGGTAGGGGCAGGTTTTGAGACCCGCCCTTACAAATTATCGATCGCGATTGGCGCGATCGCGTCGGCAGGCTCGAATCCAAACACGCGAGAATAAAAGTAAAATTCCCCGTCTAAGGCGCATTTGATATTTTCGGCACGACGAAAACCATGTTGTTCGCCCTCAAAAGGAACGTAAGCGACGGGCAATCCTTTCTTTTTCAAAACGTCCACCATCATTTCCGCTTGATTGGGAGGGACGACTCGATCTTCTAGTCCTTGGAAAAAGATAACGGGACAGGAAAGGCGATTGATATGATAAATGGGCGATCGCGTTTCGTAAATAGCTTTCTGTTCGGGATATTTACCAACTAAGCGATCGAGGTAGTGCGATTCAAACTTATGGGTATCCCTTACCAATACCTCTAAATCGCTGACTCCATAATAACTGGCTCCTGCTTTAAAGGTATCTTTAAAAGTAAGGGCAGCTAGGGTTGTATATCCCCCCGCACTACCGCCAGAAATCGCCATGCGATTGCCGTCCGCTTTTCCTTGTCGGACGAGATATTTTGCCGCATTAACGCAGTCGTCTACGTCCACAATTCCCCAGTTTCTATCCAACCGTTGGCGATATTCTCGCCCGTAACCCGTACTTCCTCCATAGTTAACGTCCAAATAGGCAAACCCGCGACTCGTCCAATACTGAACCCTTAAGTTTAAGCTAGCTGAGGCAGCAGCAGTCGGACCGCCATGACTTTTGACCAGTAGGGGAGGTAATTCTCCTTCTGGTGCGACGCAATCTTTATTTTTGGGCGGATAATACCAAGCGTAGGCAGTTAGACCGTTTTCTGTCGGAAATGCGAGCGCTTCTGGGATAGATAAATATCCAGGATCGATTTCTAGATCGCTGGATCGTTTGAGAATCTCTGTTTTCCCCGTCTCCAAGTCTAGTATAACTACTGCCGTTTGTTGTGTTGGCGAACCGCCGATGAAGAGAATTTTATTTTCCCGTACCCGAAGCGAGGAAATGTTATTGTAAGGCGTATCGATAGGTTGGAGTTGTTTGGTATTGGCATCCAAACTAGCTAAATACCAACTTCCATTTTGGGTATAGGTGCAAATAATTCGAGATTCAGAGGCAAATCCGTAGTTAGAAAGTCCAAACACCCAATGAGGGTAGGCAAACTCTGCCTCCATTTCGCACAGAGATTCAATTGTTCCATCTCGATTGTAGCGATAGAGATTCCACCAACCCGTGCGATCGCTAGAAAAATATAACCTCCCGTCGGGCGACCATCGCGGTTCGCCAATAGATTCTTCGGTTCCTCCGGCAATACATGTTGCTTCGCCAAGCGAACCATCGGCATTGATGGTTGCAATCCATAGTTGCGACTCGTCCCAAGGCATATTGGGATGATTCCAACTCATCCATGCTAAATGTGTACCATTGGTACACAAACGGGGAGAAGAATAGAAATCGCTACCCGAAACTAATACCCGAACTTCACCAGTATCTAAATCGACGCTGACTATTGTATTTTCTGGTTCTCTATCTGCTTGCGTATGGTCTTCGCAAATACAAATCAAGCGATTTCGTTGTGAGTCAATGATTGCATCTGCGTAGCGTCGCTTTGATTCTGGTGTTAGGGGTTGCGGTTGGGAACCTCGCGTTTGTTTATAAATCCGTTGGTCGGCAAAATTGGAAAAGTAAATCGTGCCATCGACTATTAGGTATGAACCGCCGCCGTATTCGTGGACGCGAGTACGCACGTTAAAAGGTCGCGGCGTAATATCTGTTACAGTTCCATCAGGAGTGCGCCTGACGAGTACGTTTCTTCCTCCTTCC
It includes:
- the rpmB gene encoding 50S ribosomal protein L28, whose product is MSRRCQLTGKKANNAYAISHSHRRTKKLQQANLQWKRIWWPEGNRWVRLRLSTKAIKTLEKKGIDAMAKEAGVNLNKF
- a CDS encoding S9 family peptidase; translation: MTSPQTAPYGSWKSPITSDLIVAGTIGLGGVAFDGEDIYWLEGRPTEGGRNVLVRRTPDGTVTDITPRPFNVRTRVHEYGGGSYLIVDGTIYFSNFADQRIYKQTRGSQPQPLTPESKRRYADAIIDSQRNRLICICEDHTQADREPENTIVSVDLDTGEVRVLVSGSDFYSSPRLCTNGTHLAWMSWNHPNMPWDESQLWIATINADGSLGEATCIAGGTEESIGEPRWSPDGRLYFSSDRTGWWNLYRYNRDGTIESLCEMEAEFAYPHWVFGLSNYGFASESRIICTYTQNGSWYLASLDANTKQLQPIDTPYNNISSLRVRENKILFIGGSPTQQTAVVILDLETGKTEILKRSSDLEIDPGYLSIPEALAFPTENGLTAYAWYYPPKNKDCVAPEGELPPLLVKSHGGPTAAASASLNLRVQYWTSRGFAYLDVNYGGSTGYGREYRQRLDRNWGIVDVDDCVNAAKYLVRQGKADGNRMAISGGSAGGYTTLAALTFKDTFKAGASYYGVSDLEVLVRDTHKFESHYLDRLVGKYPEQKAIYETRSPIYHINRLSCPVIFFQGLEDRVVPPNQAEMMVDVLKKKGLPVAYVPFEGEQHGFRRAENIKCALDGEFYFYSRVFGFEPADAIAPIAIDNL